The stretch of DNA GGAAAAAGTGCCTAGTGGACAACAAGTGTGCTAGGATGCAATAAAATGTTGGAAAAGTGTGCTAGGATGCGATTGGCACTGTGGCACACTTTTGTAAGAAGTTGTGCAAATGGCACACTTCTTGTCCCGAGGGCACTTTAAGTTTGTGAGATTACTGTCATACCCTGTAACTAGAATCTGGTTTCGTAACCAGTTATATTACGACATCGTTTTGCGTTaaaggttgtgtttttttttgactgAATTATTTggttggattttttattttgaccaCGAAGTAAAAAGAGATTTATCTTCAATCGTCACTTTGGTAACCTAGATCCGCCGCCGTCGTTCTCTGTTTGAACCGTTGACCACGAAGTAACCCAGTTTCACCGCCGTCGATTTCTTTGGAAATCATGTTGTTCGCCGCCGCTCTTTGTAAATCTTTCCTTCTTCCCGTGCACCTTTTCCTTCGTTGGACGAGAATCTATTTCGATGACAGGTAATCGCCGTATAAGTAGTTTTTTCAGACGTCCTTCAATTGAGAAATCTACTTCACCAACGGTAAATATTGTAGAAACGGCGGAGAAGAGTAATTCGGAGTGGGATATTCGGCTTCCACAACGTTTATTTGCCACCGACCGGTACCCAGATGGGAGGCTTAACATCTACTCGAAGCCCGAGATTCTCAATGTAATCCGCGATGTGCTTAAAGGGACACCTGAAATGGAGCGGATTTTGGATTCACCGTTGGGATCCTTGTTTAGTTTGCGGGTTGCCGAGTGTCCAATATCTTGCAAGTTATTTCACGCTCTACTATGCAGACAGGTACTATCCAAACAGAAGTATGAATTGTGGACAGTGTTCGGTGGACAGCCACTTAGGTTTTCTTTGGTTGAGTTTGGTGCTGTTACTGGTTTGGATTGCCGTGAGTTCCCTGAAGAGTACGACCCAGAGTACGACCCTGTTCCTGAACCTGAGGAGAAAAGTTTATGGGATGAGTTGATTGGGGAAGATAGGAAGACGACATTGGCGGATGTTATTAAAGTCTTCGAAGACCCATTAGTCAAAGATGGTAACAAGAAACTTCGGCTAGCACTGCTTATTATTGTTGATGGTGCCCTAATAGccaaaactcaaactcatcgTCCGACTTTCAAGTATGTGGAGATGCTTGAAGACGTAGATGCGTTTCTCGCTTTTTCTTGGTGGCGAGAATCTTTCTTGAAGACAATTGCTTCCACACAAGATTTAACCTTTATATATGGAAGACTTAGACAGGTGTAAGTCATATAGCCACATgatcaaatatttttagttagaaatGGAAGGAGGAGATTATTTTGCTCTAACAATTTTGGTTCGAAGATATAGTTTGGTTAGAATGAGTTGAGGGgtataattgtataaaattGAAGGAAGTAAGGGAAAAAGTGTCTAATGAACAACAAGTGTGCTAGGATGCAATAAAATGTTGGAAAAGTGTGCTAGGATGCAATTAACTctatattttaacttttctttgtaaaattatgttaataattgtttttgtaattagCTTCTTACTAGTGCTACTgtttaatgtttggtttttgtaagTTAGCAtgtccagttttttttttaataactcttatgaaatattatttattgtgaCTCCATATCACCAACTACATGGTCTTCTATGTGAAAAATCTTCagaagatcattttttttttggttaatgaaatatataaagcggggtaattttttttgtttcatgctCTCCTATTTAGATTagcaaaaagaataatatgcATGTTGAAAGTTTAGGTAGTTTGATCATTGGAATATTATGTTAGGCGACGGtgtcatataaaaataatctaaaatacaacataagaagaaaaaaaaaacatgacagaagatgtaatttttttttactttacttaataatttatttaaacttttattcaTTCAAAAGTCTTATAAGATatcgaagatgaagaaaaacaaaggaaatcCATTTCACTTCCACAATTTTTCTGACTTTTGTAACCGTGAGGCCACTGGCCACGTATGATATGCATATTGCTTtgcttttataaattttctttttcttttctcaacctatttcaattagtttttttttttttttttggttaaaaattagtttttttttcttacttgttCATTCGTGATTTTCTGCTTTCTCATGACATACCTCCtcatttaagaaacaaaactaaaaccagCGCACAATATatgaaaagattaagaaccctctTAGTTTCGTcaattttgtgtttcattgttTATAAACGACTTCCTTTTTTCCACAAACATAATTTCATTGTCGAAGATTTCCTTAAGTCTTTCGAGGATAtgcaataaaatattatattgttgtaaagaaaaacttaaatcaGAATGACAAGCTAGCAAAAATCAAATTGACTATAAGATAAAGAGTCCATGCCATTGCAACCAACGCTTAGCAACAACCTGGTGGTATTCATCTTCAACTTGGTACACGAGTGTTAACTATTGAATTCCTTCATCATTTTATCTATTACTCATTGTGAATTCGTCCACATATATACTGCTTTGCGATTTAATGCATTGGGTAATTAGAGTATGCATGTTCTGTTTTATTAAGTTAGGAGATGGCATTGGTCTTCAGAATCATAATTCTCATTTAATAGATGTTTGGTTTCGTTTTTAACGATTATTCCATGCTCTaagaaaaaattagatatatatatatatgttgatacataaattataaataagagtaaaacttaaaaattaaaagctattgaaaaaaaaaaacaagaaaataactTACATTTGTATCATTGTAAATTCTGGTTTCTAGATTACTAGGAGATCATCAACTATATATGACACTCCGGTTTCAGAGACATGcagagagattaaaaaagaattgatttagccatCTATGTCaacaaagtgcacttatcttttagGTCaatggtcctgagagaactccagagttaaacGTACTAGAGCTGGAGTAATCTTAGAATGGGTGACCTTacgggaagtgactgtcagaactgtgcgagtgaggacgaAATAtaaggaaagatcatgtggtgatttgtagggacggtaacaagtctttaaaacctcccggacatagcaaaccgacAGTCGAATACGggtgggctcacgggcctagtgagaggacgtgaggctaTTAAGGAAAGTATGCCAATGGACTGGATGTGGACATGTGGCAAACTAACAGGTGGCAGTCGgggtgttacaagtggtattagagccgaacccagacccTTGTgaagtcgagtgggctcacacagTCCGGGTGAcagtcttggtgcgcaacgtcctagttagtgggggtgaattgtgacactcTCGTTTTAGaaacttgcggagaggtttaaaagaaattgattaagccacctatgtcaccaaagtgcaattatctATTCGGTCAAGGATTcggagagaactccacagttaagcgtgcttatgctggaatagtctcaggatgggtggcATTCTggaaagtgactgtcggaactgtgagAGTGAGGACAAAATACAGGGAAATattatgtggtgatttgtagggtcggtaacaagtttttaaaaccttctggacgtagcaaaccgaccgtcggatatggatggactGGGAGTGAGGACGTGAGGCCTATTATGAAAAGTTGGCCCATAAACTGTGAGTGGATATGGGGTCCACTGAGAgatggcggtcggggcgttacactATATGTccgataaagaaaaaaaattaatgacacTATTATACaagataaaattataaagaGTAATTCTCATCAATCCcattaaaataaagtttttctaaaattacaaattttagttttattttccaaaataccactaaaatgggGTTTTTCCTAAAAttaccattttttgttttattttccaaaaacaccacgaaattacattaaaattcgaatattcaaaactaaattgTAAATCCTACCCCTAAAAATtataccaaaatttaaaattgtcaaccaaacctacaaaaataaattatacatccttaatttttttttttttttttggtatttcgaaaaaaaatttgtagtatttttcgaaaatttaaattatgatatttttagaaacaaaaattaaaatgtggtattttgagtaattttttaataattaaactggagaaaatatcctaaatatttataagaaatcaaaaaattatCGGGTTTGACAGTTTTTAACCGGACTAATTTAAACCGAaaacttaattataataaaaaccaaatgaaTTTTTAAACTTAACCATAATCAAACTTAACCATttatttggttcggttcggttcggttcgttTTTTGGAGTTGATTCTTTTGCGCAGCCTAAACAGTAAAGTAAACACGACATGCGAAAACTAAAGAATACGTGTGAAGATGACGCGTGTGTCCGTGCGAGCGAAATAATTTTGCTTAGTGACTGAGCCATTATTTAAAAGCCCAATAAGAAGCCCAAATATTCTCAGAGTGATATCAACCTAAACCCTTATTTAGACGCATACGATAAAGATAATAACAAACATATCTCTttcgtcttctctttttttttttttttcatccaaaGGTCCAATTAGCCTCTCAAGCCCAAATCTCTCTTTtcagagctctctctctctcttcgccgGAGATCGACTCATACCTTCGTCACCACCGTACGATACCGGAGAttttccctcctcctcctcctcctcgacaTAGAGCTTCAATTTTTCCCTCGTCGCAGGTATTGTTTCTCGAAACCCTATCTTTCGATTTGATATCGCCTTATTTCTTGGATCTGTGTTGgggattttttaaaacaaattgtgGCTTGATTGTATCTCGAGTGTTTGGTTCCTGCTTTTTGAAATTGTTATCTTAGATCTCCTCTGTGAAAATTCTCAGCTTGGATCTGCTAATTTCTGAAATAATTCAACTCATACGCCAATTTTACTGGGTAGAAAAAGTTTTAGGTCGTTTAAGGAGccaagtttaaaaaaattctcatgGAGGCAAAGGTAGCTTGAATAACTTGaattgttgttgtgtgtgtgatttaaagaaaaaagccCGATCTTCTGTGCTCTGGTCTGGTTTAGTCCTTTGTTTGAATCACCTTCGTTGTGTTCAACTTTTGTAATCTGGgctctagtttttgttttgcagcCCATGTTTGATCGACTCTTAGGACCTTTAAAAATTCcagatctgtgtttttttgttttttttgtttagttgttgGATCTACGCGATAGCCTGAAATACCTGTTTTGCCCCTAGTTTATTTACCGTGGGTCATGGCCTTGTGGAATAGGCccaatgattaaataaatatttattagtttAGTCGTTTTAGACTCCCATCAATTTCGGATAATCGTTATAACTTAATTACAATTCTGTGATGTGGGCTTTGTAataatttacatgttatatttgtttgctttttgtaTGTAGCAAGAAGATGGAAACAGCTTTGGAGGTGTACAATGACACGGAGATGAAATCACCAGAAACCCAACCCATCAAGCGTCGCAAGAAGAAGTCAATGGTGTGGGAACATTTCACAATCGAGTCTGTAGAACCAAATTGCAGAAGGGCTTTCTGCAAAGGATGTAAGCAGAGCTTTGCTTACAGCAACGGTAACAAAGTTGCTGGTACTAGCCATCTTAAGCGCCACATTGCCAAAGGGACTTGTCCTGCGCTTATCCATACACAAGACAATGACAACAACCAACTGATGGGTACTCCTTACACCCCCAAGAGTGACACCCCGAGAAGACGTTACCGAACCCAGAACGGTAGTTCCTATGTTGCGTTCAATCAGGACAAGTGTCGTCAGGAGATAGCTAAGATGATCATTATGCATGATTACCCTCTTCACATGGTTGAGCATCCGGGGTTCATCTCGTTCGTGCATAGTATTCAGCCCCACTTTGATGCTGTGAGCTTCAACAATGTTCAAGGAGACTGTGTGGCGACTTACCTTGCAGAAAAGCAGAATGTCATGAAGTCTCTAGAAAGGATTCCCGGACGCTTCTGTCTGACGCTGGACTTCTGGAAGTCTAAGGTTACTCTTGGGTATGTCTTTATAACTGCTCACTTCATTGACAGTGATTGGAAGATACAAAAGAAGCTTCTCAATGTTTTGATGGAATCGTATCCAGAAGCTGACGAAGCATTGAGTCTTGCCGTTGCCAATTGTGTTTCTGAATGGGGTCTGGAAGGAAAGTTGTTTTCCGTCACCTTCAACCATCCGGCAAGTAACCCCGCGGTTGAAAATATCAGACCTCTACTCTGCATCAAGAACCCTGGGATTCTGGATGGTCAGCTAGTAATAGGGAATTGTGTTGCCCGGACATTTAGTAGCCTTGCTAAAGATGTGCTGGAGAAAGGAAAAGATGTGATCAAGAACATCCGGGACAGTGTGAAGCACGTGAAAACCTCAGAGTCCCATGAGGAGAGGTTTGTTGAGCTCAAGGAACAGCTTCAAGTTCCAAGCGAGAAGGTACTTTCTCTTGATGATCAGACGCAATGGAACACAACCTACAAGATGCTCGTTGCTGCTTCAGAATTAAAGGAAGTCTTCTCGTGCTTAGACACTGCTGATCCTGACTACAAGCAACCTCCTTCAGCAGAGTATTGGAGGCATGTGGAGGCACTTTGCACATTCCTGAAGCCTCTTTTTGAAGCAGCCTCCACTCTTCGATCTAGTGAAAACCCATCTGCTGTTACCTTCTTCCATGAAGTGTGGAAGACACAGTCAGATCTGTCTCGGGCGATAGCTGGAGAAGATCCTTATGTCGCAAGTATTGCTAAAACCATGAAAGAGAAGGTTGACAAGTACTGGAGAGACTGTAGCTTGGTTTTGGCTATGGCGGTAGTGATGGATCCTCGGTTCAAGATGAAGCTTGTTGAGTTCAGTTTCTCCAAGATATTCGGAGAAGACGCTGGGAAAAACATCAAGACCGTGGATGATGGGATCCATGAGCTCTTCAGCGAATACATGGCGCTCCCTGCACCGCTAAAACCAACATCTGAAGGTGGGAAAGTGGATGGACTGTCGGATTTCGACACGTACATAATGGAGACGACAGGGCAGAATCTGAAATCAGAGCTGGACCAGTACCTTGATGAAACACTGCTTCCCCGTGTTCAGGAGTTTGATGTACTTGACTGGTGGAAACAGAACAAGCTCAAGTACCCAACATTGTCGAAGATGGCTCGGGACATCCTCTCGATCTCTGTTTCGGCTGCAGCCTTTGACTATGTCTTTGACATGGAACCAAGGGAGATGGATGAGTACAAGACGTCACTGAGGCCTGAGACAGTGGAGGCCCTGATTTGTGCAAGGGAATGGCTTCTTGAGAATGATGCTTCTTCCGCAGCGGCGCAAATGTCAAGTGCTAA from Camelina sativa cultivar DH55 chromosome 9, Cs, whole genome shotgun sequence encodes:
- the LOC104710826 gene encoding zinc finger BED domain-containing protein DAYSLEEPER, giving the protein METALEVYNDTEMKSPETQPIKRRKKKSMVWEHFTIESVEPNCRRAFCKGCKQSFAYSNGNKVAGTSHLKRHIAKGTCPALIHTQDNDNNQLMGTPYTPKSDTPRRRYRTQNGSSYVAFNQDKCRQEIAKMIIMHDYPLHMVEHPGFISFVHSIQPHFDAVSFNNVQGDCVATYLAEKQNVMKSLERIPGRFCLTLDFWKSKVTLGYVFITAHFIDSDWKIQKKLLNVLMESYPEADEALSLAVANCVSEWGLEGKLFSVTFNHPASNPAVENIRPLLCIKNPGILDGQLVIGNCVARTFSSLAKDVLEKGKDVIKNIRDSVKHVKTSESHEERFVELKEQLQVPSEKVLSLDDQTQWNTTYKMLVAASELKEVFSCLDTADPDYKQPPSAEYWRHVEALCTFLKPLFEAASTLRSSENPSAVTFFHEVWKTQSDLSRAIAGEDPYVASIAKTMKEKVDKYWRDCSLVLAMAVVMDPRFKMKLVEFSFSKIFGEDAGKNIKTVDDGIHELFSEYMALPAPLKPTSEGGKVDGLSDFDTYIMETTGQNLKSELDQYLDETLLPRVQEFDVLDWWKQNKLKYPTLSKMARDILSISVSAAAFDYVFDMEPREMDEYKTSLRPETVEALICAREWLLENDASSAAAQMSSANIKTEA